The following are encoded in a window of Thermodesulfobacterium geofontis OPF15 genomic DNA:
- the murD gene encoding UDP-N-acetylmuramoyl-L-alanine--D-glutamate ligase translates to MELKSKRVVVLGFGKSGKAVTKLLLKEGAEVIVSEVRKLEEFPSEILESFRAQGVYFELGGHKKNTLLSADLIITSPGVPREIYKDCLKKDIPVLSELEIAWQFLKNKEETIAITGTNGKTTTTAMVSELLKLSGYKVFTGGNYGIPLSELVVSNVLVDKIVLEVSSFQLENIYTFSPKVGILLNISPDHLERYNSYEEYAYYKYRLFEFQKEDNYAILPFNEPWFERFGKLIKSRILFFDEKENEKATAYLKLSNISSEDLFIINLGNKEFYSFSGFKLLGIHNKINFMVASLGARLLSATKESIERLIKEFRGFPHRLEYIGEFGGVYFINDSKATNVDATLQALKSLPGPIILILGGKHKGASYAPLISYIKEKVRILILMGESRFIMAEELNGITETYLSETLSSATLLAIKFAKPGDTVLLSPACSSFDQFNDYKERGEVFRKIVLEVAPFYFKEKKEVILH, encoded by the coding sequence ATGGAATTAAAAAGTAAAAGGGTAGTAGTTTTAGGTTTTGGAAAAAGTGGAAAAGCAGTAACTAAGCTTCTTTTAAAAGAAGGAGCTGAGGTTATAGTTTCTGAGGTAAGAAAATTAGAAGAGTTTCCTTCAGAAATTTTAGAATCTTTTAGAGCACAGGGAGTTTATTTTGAATTAGGGGGACACAAAAAGAATACTCTCCTTTCAGCAGATCTTATTATAACAAGTCCCGGGGTTCCAAGAGAAATATATAAAGATTGTCTTAAAAAGGATATACCAGTGTTGAGTGAGCTTGAAATTGCTTGGCAATTTTTAAAAAATAAAGAAGAAACTATTGCTATAACTGGTACTAATGGGAAAACAACAACTACTGCTATGGTTTCAGAACTTCTTAAACTTTCGGGATACAAAGTTTTTACAGGTGGAAATTACGGAATTCCTTTATCTGAACTTGTAGTTTCAAATGTTTTGGTAGATAAGATCGTGCTTGAGGTTTCAAGTTTCCAATTAGAAAATATTTATACCTTTTCTCCTAAGGTAGGAATCCTTTTAAATATTAGTCCTGATCATTTAGAAAGATATAATTCCTATGAAGAATATGCCTACTATAAATATAGACTTTTTGAATTTCAAAAAGAAGATAACTATGCCATTTTGCCTTTTAATGAACCTTGGTTTGAAAGGTTTGGTAAATTAATAAAAAGTAGAATTCTCTTTTTTGATGAAAAAGAAAATGAGAAAGCTACAGCTTATCTCAAATTAAGTAATATTTCCTCTGAAGACCTCTTTATTATCAATCTGGGGAATAAGGAATTTTATTCCTTTTCTGGTTTTAAACTTCTTGGAATTCATAACAAAATAAATTTTATGGTAGCAAGTTTAGGAGCAAGGCTTCTTTCTGCAACTAAAGAAAGTATAGAAAGATTAATAAAAGAATTTAGAGGCTTTCCTCATAGACTTGAATATATAGGAGAATTTGGAGGGGTTTATTTTATAAATGATTCTAAAGCAACTAATGTTGATGCAACTTTACAAGCCTTAAAAAGCCTTCCAGGACCTATAATCCTTATTCTTGGAGGAAAACACAAAGGTGCTTCCTATGCTCCTTTAATCTCTTATATAAAAGAAAAGGTAAGAATTTTGATTTTAATGGGTGAATCTCGTTTTATTATGGCTGAAGAATTAAATGGAATTACTGAAACATACTTAAGTGAAACCTTAAGTTCTGCAACCCTTTTAGCTATAAAATTTGCTAAACCAGGAGATACAGTGCTTCTTTCTCCCGCCTGTTCAAGTTTTGATCAATTTAATGATTATAAAGAAAGGGGAGAAGTTTTTAGAAAAATAGTTTTAGAAGTAGCTCCCTTTTATTTTAAAGAAAAGAAAGAGGTGATACTCCATTGA
- the amrB gene encoding AmmeMemoRadiSam system protein B produces MDATYKPILRYVDVIPAKHEGKPVFLLRDPVGIIEEIVVVPQNVVFLLPLMDGKHDLRDLQVEATKRFGEIVPLEEIIKIVNFLDEKGFLWSKNFEEIKSKAYEKWLSLPLRPMAHANQAYPLSASEAKFFIEDILKLCNPDSSKPPKILIAPHIDIRAGAKAFAESYSRFKIPSGSRVIILGVGHHLDLPWSVLTKDVATPFGVVKNDRGGLLYLSNSKKIELFPNHIAHKLEHSIEFQVLFLHHLLKDEFVVLPFLIGPLIVFFEEKTKELLEKFIEALSELIDDRTYIVLGIDFCHLGLRYGDPFEVSETHIKKILETDKRLLELTFNGNSEEFLNETKKLAPFKICGLSCLYLLNLLLNKANIKGEYQIFYQEAIPFGQGSVVSVVSAGYHF; encoded by the coding sequence ATGGATGCTACCTATAAACCTATTTTAAGATATGTAGATGTTATTCCAGCCAAACACGAAGGAAAACCTGTATTCTTATTAAGAGATCCTGTAGGTATAATTGAAGAAATTGTTGTTGTTCCTCAAAATGTAGTCTTTTTGCTACCTTTAATGGATGGCAAACATGATCTCAGAGATCTTCAAGTTGAAGCCACAAAAAGATTTGGAGAAATTGTGCCTTTAGAAGAAATAATTAAGATTGTTAATTTTCTTGATGAAAAAGGATTTTTATGGAGTAAGAACTTTGAAGAAATAAAAAGTAAAGCCTATGAAAAATGGCTATCTTTACCTTTAAGACCCATGGCTCATGCTAACCAAGCCTATCCTCTCTCAGCTTCAGAAGCTAAGTTTTTTATAGAGGATATTTTAAAGTTATGTAATCCTGATTCTTCAAAACCTCCTAAAATTTTAATTGCTCCACATATTGATATAAGGGCTGGTGCAAAAGCCTTTGCAGAAAGTTATAGCAGATTTAAAATACCTTCTGGTTCAAGAGTAATTATTTTAGGTGTAGGACACCATTTAGATCTTCCTTGGTCTGTCCTTACTAAAGATGTAGCAACTCCATTTGGAGTAGTTAAAAACGATAGAGGAGGTTTATTATATCTTAGTAATTCTAAAAAAATTGAACTATTTCCTAATCATATAGCTCATAAACTGGAGCATTCTATTGAATTTCAGGTTCTCTTTTTACATCATTTGCTAAAGGATGAATTTGTTGTCCTACCTTTTTTAATAGGACCTCTGATAGTCTTTTTTGAAGAAAAAACTAAAGAATTATTAGAAAAGTTTATAGAAGCACTATCTGAATTGATAGATGATAGAACTTATATCGTTTTAGGAATAGATTTTTGTCATTTAGGTCTAAGATATGGAGATCCCTTTGAAGTCTCAGAGACTCATATAAAGAAAATATTAGAAACAGATAAAAGATTATTAGAACTTACCTTTAATGGAAATTCTGAAGAATTTTTAAATGAAACTAAAAAACTTGCTCCTTTTAAAATATGTGGTCTTTCCTGTCTCTATTTATTAAATTTACTTTTAAACAAAGCAAATATTAAAGGAGAATACCAAATTTTTTATCAAGAAGCTATTCCCTTTGGTCAAGGTTCTGTAGTTTCTGTAGTTTCAGCAGGATATCATTTTTAA
- the ftsZ gene encoding cell division protein FtsZ has translation MGISFELLDEETKVQPNIKVIGVGGAGGNAVANMIKNKLQGVEFIVANTDFKVLELNPAPLKIQLGKKLTKGLGAGGKPEIGRQAAEESEKEIRDVLKDADMVFITAGMGGGTGTGAAPVIANICKDLGILTVAVVTKPFSFEGKFRMKVAEQGLEELKKYVDTLITIPNDKLLTLGSPQERLADMFKKADDVLYYAVRGISDLIFSPGYINLDFADVKALMVESGGTALMGMGEAKGEGRAEIATQMAIYSPLLEDISISGAKGLLLNISVHPDTLTIHETQVITGTIAKELHPDAKVYWGVVFDENLDDSLRVTVIATGLEKSEEKKEKEKVISMDESLKKKSEKQKQSSFNIFDEEILDIPTFLRRNAD, from the coding sequence ATGGGTATTTCTTTTGAACTATTAGATGAAGAAACTAAGGTGCAACCTAATATAAAGGTAATAGGTGTTGGAGGTGCAGGAGGAAATGCAGTAGCTAACATGATAAAAAACAAATTACAGGGAGTGGAATTTATAGTAGCAAATACAGATTTTAAAGTCTTAGAGCTAAATCCAGCCCCTCTTAAAATACAATTAGGTAAAAAATTAACTAAAGGTTTAGGTGCTGGTGGAAAGCCTGAAATTGGTAGACAGGCAGCTGAAGAAAGTGAAAAGGAAATAAGAGATGTGTTAAAGGATGCTGATATGGTTTTTATCACAGCAGGAATGGGAGGGGGAACAGGAACAGGGGCAGCTCCTGTAATAGCAAATATTTGTAAAGATTTAGGTATTTTGACTGTAGCTGTAGTCACTAAACCTTTTTCTTTTGAAGGTAAATTTAGAATGAAAGTGGCAGAACAGGGATTAGAAGAATTAAAAAAATATGTAGATACCCTTATTACTATCCCCAATGATAAACTTCTTACTTTAGGTTCACCTCAAGAAAGACTTGCAGATATGTTTAAAAAAGCAGATGATGTATTATATTATGCAGTAAGAGGAATTTCTGATTTAATTTTTTCTCCTGGATATATAAATCTTGATTTTGCGGATGTTAAAGCATTAATGGTAGAAAGTGGAGGAACAGCTTTGATGGGTATGGGAGAAGCAAAGGGTGAAGGAAGAGCTGAAATAGCAACCCAAATGGCTATTTATAGTCCGCTTTTAGAAGATATTTCTATTTCAGGAGCTAAAGGGCTGTTGCTTAACATAAGTGTTCATCCTGATACTTTGACTATTCATGAAACACAGGTAATTACAGGGACAATTGCTAAAGAGTTGCATCCAGATGCTAAAGTTTATTGGGGAGTTGTTTTTGACGAAAATCTGGATGATTCTTTGAGAGTTACTGTAATAGCTACAGGACTTGAAAAATCTGAAGAAAAAAAAGAAAAGGAAAAAGTTATATCTATGGATGAAAGTTTAAAGAAAAAAAGTGAAAAGCAAAAACAAAGTAGTTTTAATATTTTCGATGAGGAAATTTTAGATATACCAACTTTTTTAAGAAGAAACGCTGATTAA
- a CDS encoding ParB/RepB/Spo0J family partition protein: protein MIEIATFEDPVKKQPLKLALFKIDEVVRPPFQRDISESLKKHLEMAIEKLGFLTPIVVVPKDGKYYVIDGLHRLEAMRDLGAREILGIVVDESLYHYILEFNTEKPPNVKEKSKQAYRLYQDLLKEDPNMIEEDLFTYFKDPVFITFGFAIEEFDPKFPASFYESFVSKIDNFLAMPLSSAAEERRRRASALIDLNRIVNEKYAEFGWENALMKGEIVRKAVQKAYGVRVRTIEEEFYAAVERVKEACQSLTAEDFGEETV, encoded by the coding sequence ATGATTGAAATTGCCACCTTTGAAGACCCTGTAAAAAAACAGCCTTTAAAATTGGCGCTTTTTAAAATTGATGAAGTAGTAAGACCTCCTTTCCAAAGAGATATTTCAGAAAGTTTGAAAAAACACTTAGAAATGGCAATAGAAAAACTTGGATTTTTAACCCCTATAGTAGTTGTACCTAAGGATGGTAAATATTATGTAATTGATGGTTTACATAGACTTGAGGCTATGAGAGATCTTGGAGCAAGAGAAATACTTGGAATTGTTGTTGATGAAAGTCTTTATCATTACATCCTTGAATTCAATACTGAAAAACCACCTAATGTTAAAGAAAAATCTAAACAGGCTTATAGACTATATCAGGATTTATTAAAAGAAGATCCTAATATGATTGAAGAAGACCTATTTACCTATTTTAAAGACCCAGTATTTATTACTTTCGGATTTGCTATAGAAGAATTTGATCCTAAATTTCCTGCTAGTTTTTATGAAAGTTTTGTCTCTAAAATTGATAACTTTTTAGCTATGCCCTTAAGTTCAGCTGCTGAAGAAAGAAGAAGAAGAGCTTCCGCTTTGATAGATTTAAACAGAATTGTAAATGAAAAATATGCTGAATTTGGATGGGAAAATGCACTAATGAAAGGAGAAATAGTAAGAAAGGCAGTACAAAAAGCATATGGTGTTAGAGTAAGAACTATTGAAGAAGAATTCTATGCTGCAGTAGAAAGAGTAAAAGAAGCCTGTCAGAGCTTGACTGCAGAAGATTTTGGAGAAGAGACAGTCTAA
- a CDS encoding phosphoribosylanthranilate isomerase: MVKIKICGLKEEEDIMFLNDFPLDYMGFIMYPKSPRYVSDKLKKLLFLVKKAKKVVVFVNPSYEEVKNALDLGADLIQLHGEETPQFGKKIGLERIIKVFKIKDNLFDFKELSLWKNAYAILLDTYIKGLPGGTGRTFNWDIAKKVVSLGYKVFLAGGINPDNVLFAIKEVSPYAIDIASGVELYPGKKDPEKIKKLFDNLKMISC; the protein is encoded by the coding sequence ATGGTTAAAATTAAAATTTGCGGGCTTAAGGAAGAAGAGGATATTATGTTTTTAAATGATTTTCCATTAGACTATATGGGTTTTATTATGTATCCAAAATCTCCGAGATATGTAAGTGATAAGTTAAAAAAGCTCCTTTTTTTAGTAAAAAAAGCTAAAAAAGTAGTTGTTTTTGTAAATCCCTCTTATGAAGAGGTTAAAAATGCCCTTGATTTAGGAGCAGACCTAATTCAACTTCATGGAGAGGAAACACCTCAATTTGGAAAAAAGATAGGATTAGAAAGAATAATAAAAGTTTTCAAAATAAAGGATAATCTCTTTGATTTTAAAGAATTGTCCCTTTGGAAAAATGCTTATGCTATATTACTTGACACTTATATAAAAGGACTACCAGGTGGAACTGGGAGGACTTTTAATTGGGATATAGCAAAAAAAGTAGTTTCTTTAGGGTATAAAGTTTTTTTAGCTGGTGGAATAAACCCTGATAACGTTTTATTTGCAATAAAAGAGGTTTCTCCTTACGCAATTGATATAGCAAGTGGGGTAGAGCTATATCCAGGAAAAAAAGACCCAGAAAAAATAAAAAAACTTTTTGACAATTTAAAAATGATATCCTGCTGA
- the murG gene encoding undecaprenyldiphospho-muramoylpentapeptide beta-N-acetylglucosaminyltransferase — MKWLIVAGGTGGHIIPGVAIAQELLKMQREIAFVSGTRKIEEVILRNKPFKVYRLDVEGFIGRSLKDKIRAFIKMIKATGSAYKLIKDFNPHIIFATGGYISFPVVVAGKLKNKKIGLHEQNIEPGLANKILSYMVDKIFVSIEESKKYFTEKKVVFSGNPVREDLLNLKPREHSGKGLLILGGSLGARFINELSLKIVPILLDEYKNLLIIHQTGLDDFERIKEEYKNLIKEENKSRLKVFPFIEDMSWVYGQVDLFLGRCGATTLAELFAVGLPAIFIPFPYATKNHQEKNAKILEEKGGAILIRQKEATPERVLKEIKSLLENEEKLKKMSQIMKSFFVKDSRKIIIEEMEGLVKNVS, encoded by the coding sequence TTGAAGTGGCTTATTGTTGCTGGTGGAACAGGAGGGCATATAATCCCTGGAGTGGCTATTGCTCAAGAATTATTAAAAATGCAAAGAGAAATAGCTTTTGTTTCTGGCACAAGGAAAATAGAAGAAGTAATTTTAAGAAATAAGCCCTTTAAAGTTTATAGATTAGATGTAGAAGGTTTTATAGGAAGATCCTTAAAAGATAAAATAAGAGCCTTTATAAAAATGATTAAAGCTACGGGATCTGCATATAAGCTTATCAAGGATTTTAATCCCCATATTATTTTTGCTACAGGAGGTTATATTTCCTTTCCAGTTGTGGTAGCAGGAAAACTTAAAAACAAAAAAATTGGGCTTCATGAGCAAAATATAGAACCAGGATTAGCCAACAAAATTCTAAGCTATATGGTAGATAAGATTTTTGTAAGTATAGAAGAAAGCAAAAAATATTTTACTGAGAAAAAAGTAGTCTTTTCAGGAAACCCTGTAAGAGAAGACTTATTAAATTTGAAACCAAGAGAACATTCTGGAAAAGGTTTATTAATTTTAGGGGGTAGCTTAGGAGCAAGGTTTATAAATGAGCTATCTTTAAAGATAGTGCCTATACTTTTGGATGAATATAAGAACCTCTTAATTATTCATCAAACCGGTTTAGATGACTTTGAAAGAATTAAAGAAGAATATAAAAATTTGATAAAAGAAGAAAATAAATCCCGTTTAAAGGTTTTTCCTTTTATAGAAGATATGAGCTGGGTTTATGGTCAAGTTGATTTGTTCTTAGGAAGATGTGGAGCAACCACTCTTGCTGAACTTTTTGCAGTTGGACTTCCTGCTATTTTTATTCCTTTTCCTTATGCTACAAAGAATCATCAAGAAAAAAATGCAAAAATTCTTGAAGAAAAAGGCGGAGCAATTTTAATAAGACAAAAGGAGGCTACTCCTGAAAGAGTTTTAAAAGAGATAAAATCTTTACTTGAGAATGAAGAAAAATTGAAAAAAATGTCTCAAATTATGAAAAGTTTTTTTGTTAAAGATTCAAGGAAAATAATTATAGAAGAGATGGAGGGGTTAGTGAAAAATGTCTCATAA
- the murB gene encoding UDP-N-acetylmuramate dehydrogenase produces MKKDQKMWFKELDEGLRKLNVFFKIDEPLAPYTSIKVGGPCRRMIFPEKEEYLLAILKFLEEKEIPFFILGGGSKLLVSDEGFDGVVINLSKFRGIQIVKESKENIILEILAGTRINEIIGMGIKEGFGGIEFLGGIPATLGGAIKMNAGAFGNTISQLVKSIKIFKNRKIKTIEAKEDLWEYRKFKEDGIVISAELELKKMEKGKIINLLKKYLEKRKESQPLFEKTFGSVFKNPPSLYAGALIEACNLKGYQIGSAKISEKHANFIVNLGNAKASEILQLMKLVQEKVFLKFGIKLEPEVNFLGCSLQ; encoded by the coding sequence ATGAAGAAAGATCAAAAAATGTGGTTTAAAGAATTAGACGAAGGATTAAGGAAATTAAATGTGTTTTTTAAAATTGATGAACCTTTAGCTCCTTATACAAGTATTAAAGTTGGTGGTCCCTGTAGAAGAATGATTTTTCCAGAGAAAGAAGAATATTTATTAGCTATTTTAAAATTTCTTGAAGAAAAAGAAATTCCCTTTTTTATACTTGGTGGAGGGAGTAAACTTCTTGTATCTGATGAGGGGTTTGACGGAGTAGTGATTAATCTCAGTAAGTTTAGAGGAATACAAATAGTTAAAGAAAGCAAAGAAAATATCATTTTAGAAATACTTGCAGGTACAAGGATTAATGAAATTATAGGAATGGGAATAAAGGAGGGATTTGGAGGCATTGAATTTTTGGGAGGCATTCCTGCAACTTTGGGTGGGGCTATAAAAATGAATGCAGGAGCCTTTGGAAATACTATTTCTCAACTGGTAAAAAGCATAAAAATCTTTAAAAATAGAAAGATAAAAACTATTGAAGCTAAAGAAGATCTTTGGGAATATAGAAAATTTAAAGAAGATGGCATAGTTATTAGTGCAGAGCTTGAATTAAAGAAAATGGAAAAGGGTAAAATAATAAATCTTCTTAAAAAGTATTTAGAGAAAAGAAAAGAAAGTCAGCCTCTTTTTGAAAAAACCTTTGGTTCTGTTTTTAAAAATCCTCCCTCTCTTTATGCTGGTGCATTAATAGAAGCTTGTAATTTAAAGGGTTATCAGATAGGATCAGCCAAAATTTCTGAAAAACATGCCAATTTTATAGTTAACCTCGGAAATGCAAAGGCTTCAGAAATTTTACAACTTATGAAATTAGTTCAAGAAAAAGTATTTTTAAAATTTGGAATAAAACTTGAGCCGGAGGTAAATTTTTTAGGATGTTCTCTTCAATAA
- a CDS encoding cell division protein FtsQ/DivIB, producing the protein MFSSIKNLVKNKYFWIILSIISTFAGIVYLLYFTDLFVLKEIKVLNNKKVTEREIIELTGLKGGERLFSIPINKIKERILLNPKIEEVVIVRHLPCALEIKIKEKEPLAIITQNNRGYLIDKKGVIIEPILPEDYQFYPVVEIKNEEFKEKFLNFLVWLKNQKNYLPVYENLATVTLEEDKLIFVTKNGIKIYFPLISEKDWTYFYKNLDKIMAYLYEKELVEKVELIRFDYPLGSALIKFRG; encoded by the coding sequence ATGTTCTCTTCAATAAAAAATTTAGTTAAAAATAAGTATTTTTGGATCATTTTAAGTATAATTTCCACATTTGCTGGAATTGTATATTTACTCTATTTTACAGATCTTTTTGTGTTAAAAGAAATCAAGGTATTAAACAATAAAAAAGTTACAGAAAGAGAAATTATAGAATTAACTGGTTTGAAAGGTGGGGAGAGGCTTTTTTCTATTCCTATAAATAAAATAAAAGAAAGAATCCTTCTTAATCCTAAGATTGAGGAGGTTGTTATAGTTAGACATCTTCCCTGTGCACTTGAAATAAAAATAAAAGAAAAAGAGCCTCTTGCAATTATTACCCAAAATAATAGAGGCTATCTTATAGATAAAAAGGGAGTTATTATAGAGCCAATCTTACCTGAAGATTATCAATTTTATCCGGTTGTGGAAATTAAAAACGAAGAATTTAAAGAAAAATTTTTAAATTTTTTAGTTTGGTTAAAAAATCAAAAAAATTATTTACCAGTTTATGAGAATTTAGCTACAGTTACTTTAGAAGAAGATAAACTTATTTTTGTTACTAAAAATGGTATAAAAATCTATTTTCCTCTTATTTCTGAAAAAGATTGGACCTATTTTTACAAAAATTTAGACAAAATAATGGCTTATTTATATGAAAAAGAATTGGTTGAAAAAGTAGAACTTATAAGATTTGATTATCCATTAGGTTCGGCATTAATAAAATTTAGAGGTTAG
- the murC gene encoding UDP-N-acetylmuramate--L-alanine ligase produces the protein MSHKKKIHFIGIGGVGMSGLALIMHSLGYEVDGCDIAKSKYTKLLEKRGIKVYYQHSPSHLDSVDIVVYSSAISQDNPELLKAKELGIWVIPRAQMLSEVMNLYPKNIVVAGSHGKTTTTSMIAEILIKLGKNPTVVVGGIINNFKTHSLLGEREFLVAEADESDGSFLCYNPYIEVITNIDKEHLDFYADFNAIKKAFINFIKRCSPEGKVILCGDDLGVKEILKEISGPFLLYGFSKENHLVGKIVEDSAYPKVEVYYLDKPLSSFKLSVPGKHNALNALAAIGVSLILNLPISEVIKILENFKGVERRLDFKGIWRGAILLDDYAHHPTEIKATLSTIKEVYPNKKLVLVFQPHRYTRMKALWDEFLLVLKEPEILILTDIYPASEKPIPGISGFIFFESIKNIRTPNPTFYGETFEEIFALLEKIAGENQIILTMGAGNIYKLHKMLLEQENEERSKNVV, from the coding sequence ATGTCTCATAAGAAGAAAATTCACTTTATCGGTATTGGTGGAGTTGGAATGAGTGGTCTTGCCTTAATAATGCATTCCTTAGGATATGAGGTAGATGGGTGTGACATTGCAAAAAGCAAATATACAAAATTATTAGAAAAAAGAGGAATTAAGGTATATTATCAACACTCCCCTTCTCATTTAGATTCAGTTGATATTGTGGTTTATTCTTCAGCTATTTCTCAAGATAATCCTGAACTTTTAAAAGCAAAAGAGTTAGGAATATGGGTAATTCCAAGAGCTCAGATGTTATCAGAGGTAATGAATCTTTATCCTAAAAATATTGTGGTAGCAGGATCACATGGTAAAACAACCACAACTTCTATGATTGCTGAAATCTTAATTAAACTTGGGAAAAATCCTACTGTAGTAGTGGGAGGAATAATAAATAATTTTAAAACTCATTCCCTTCTTGGTGAGAGAGAATTTTTAGTTGCTGAAGCAGATGAAAGTGATGGTTCCTTTCTTTGTTATAATCCCTATATAGAAGTTATTACAAATATTGATAAAGAGCATCTTGATTTTTATGCAGATTTTAACGCAATTAAAAAAGCTTTTATAAATTTTATAAAAAGATGTTCTCCAGAAGGAAAAGTAATTTTGTGTGGAGATGATCTTGGGGTGAAGGAAATTTTAAAAGAAATTTCAGGTCCATTTTTACTTTATGGATTTTCCAAGGAAAACCATCTTGTAGGGAAAATTGTTGAAGATTCTGCCTATCCAAAAGTTGAAGTTTACTATTTAGATAAACCTCTTTCCTCTTTTAAACTTTCTGTTCCAGGAAAACATAATGCTTTGAATGCTTTAGCAGCCATAGGAGTTTCTCTAATACTGAACCTTCCCATTTCTGAAGTAATAAAGATATTAGAAAATTTTAAAGGTGTTGAAAGAAGACTTGATTTTAAAGGTATTTGGAGGGGAGCAATTTTATTGGATGATTATGCCCATCATCCTACAGAAATTAAAGCCACCCTTTCTACGATTAAAGAAGTTTATCCAAATAAAAAACTGGTGCTTGTCTTTCAACCTCATCGTTATACCAGAATGAAAGCTTTATGGGATGAATTTTTGCTTGTTTTAAAAGAACCTGAAATATTAATTTTAACTGATATTTATCCTGCCAGTGAAAAACCAATTCCTGGAATTTCTGGTTTTATCTTTTTTGAAAGTATTAAAAACATAAGGACTCCTAATCCTACCTTTTATGGAGAAACTTTCGAAGAAATTTTTGCACTCCTTGAAAAAATAGCAGGAGAAAATCAAATAATTTTAACTATGGGAGCAGGGAATATTTATAAATTGCATAAAATGCTTCTTGAACAAGAAAATGAAGAAAGATCAAAAAATGTGGTTTAA
- the ftsA gene encoding cell division protein FtsA, whose product MGKEKGILVVDVGTTKICALIGEEKEEKLWVTGMGLAPSKGLKKGAIINIDEATQSIKNAIEKAQTQAKVPIENIYVSIAGSHIKTIFSSGVVALKEKIVTPSEVEEVLYSAQTIELPQDRVILHVIPQEFIVDQTRGILQPIGMSGVRLEAHVQLITCNRSNLQNLLRCFENLNLEVDGVIFQGLASGEGVLTPEEKELGVVLIDFGGGTTDVVIYWDNVLRFVFSLPVGGELLTNDLAIGLRTSRKEAEKIKIEHGVCVKELVDEEEFVEVLGIGNRPSRKISKKILAEILELRIKELFELIEKELREKVFASEEILDIKSKLGSGVVITGGSALLPGMIYLTEQLLDLPARVGYPLQLPGLSEEIYHPQFATSVGMLWYVYNLKEKVKEEKKEGIIEKIRKSLFKFIKGG is encoded by the coding sequence ATGGGGAAAGAGAAGGGTATTTTAGTTGTTGATGTGGGTACTACCAAAATATGCGCACTTATTGGTGAAGAAAAGGAAGAAAAATTATGGGTTACAGGAATGGGATTGGCTCCTTCAAAGGGTCTTAAAAAAGGAGCCATAATAAATATAGATGAAGCTACTCAAAGTATTAAAAATGCTATAGAAAAAGCTCAAACTCAAGCAAAGGTTCCTATAGAAAATATTTATGTAAGTATTGCTGGAAGTCATATAAAAACGATTTTTAGTTCAGGTGTGGTTGCTTTAAAAGAAAAAATAGTAACGCCTTCTGAGGTTGAAGAAGTACTTTATTCTGCGCAAACAATAGAACTCCCTCAAGATAGAGTGATTTTACATGTTATTCCCCAAGAATTTATAGTTGATCAAACAAGAGGGATACTCCAACCTATAGGGATGTCAGGGGTGAGGCTTGAGGCTCATGTTCAGCTAATTACATGTAATAGGTCTAATCTTCAAAATTTATTAAGATGTTTTGAAAATTTAAATTTAGAAGTAGATGGGGTTATTTTTCAAGGATTAGCTTCAGGAGAAGGAGTTTTAACTCCTGAAGAAAAGGAATTAGGCGTTGTCCTTATCGATTTTGGTGGAGGGACAACTGATGTAGTGATTTATTGGGATAATGTTTTAAGGTTTGTCTTTTCTCTTCCTGTTGGAGGGGAGCTTCTCACTAATGATTTGGCTATAGGATTAAGAACCTCAAGGAAAGAGGCAGAGAAGATAAAAATTGAACATGGAGTTTGTGTAAAAGAATTAGTAGATGAAGAAGAATTTGTTGAGGTCCTTGGAATAGGAAATCGTCCTTCAAGAAAAATAAGTAAGAAAATTCTTGCAGAAATACTGGAATTGAGAATAAAAGAACTTTTTGAATTAATTGAAAAAGAATTGCGTGAAAAGGTATTTGCGAGTGAAGAAATCTTAGATATTAAATCAAAATTAGGAAGTGGGGTAGTAATAACTGGTGGGTCAGCACTTCTTCCTGGAATGATTTATTTAACTGAACAATTATTAGACTTACCAGCAAGAGTTGGTTATCCTTTGCAACTTCCAGGGCTTTCAGAAGAAATTTATCATCCTCAATTTGCTACCTCAGTAGGTATGCTTTGGTATGTGTACAATTTAAAAGAAAAAGTAAAAGAAGAAAAAAAAGAGGGAATTATTGAAAAGATAAGAAAAAGTTTATTTAAATTTATAAAGGGGGGATAA